One Streptococcus sp. DTU_2020_1001019_1_SI_AUS_MUR_006 DNA window includes the following coding sequences:
- a CDS encoding DUF1934 domain-containing protein has protein sequence MKIRMRNTIQFDEQLEVIDQLYDVELREKGDFSYLFFYNEEKEKVVLKFNDTELVMSRFSNPKTIMRFLKEADSLAYIPTPMGIQEFIIQTSHYQVEQQKIELAYQLQNKEGNPFADYRLEITWG, from the coding sequence GTGAAGATTCGAATGAGAAATACCATCCAATTTGATGAACAATTGGAAGTGATCGACCAACTTTATGATGTTGAGTTACGTGAGAAAGGTGATTTTTCCTATCTCTTTTTTTACAATGAAGAGAAGGAAAAAGTGGTACTCAAGTTTAATGATACAGAGTTGGTGATGTCTCGATTTTCCAACCCTAAGACCATCATGCGTTTTCTGAAGGAAGCTGATAGTTTAGCCTATATTCCTACACCAATGGGGATACAGGAGTTTATCATCCAAACAAGCCATTATCAAGTTGAACAACAAAAGATTGAACTAGCCTATCAACTACAAAACAAAGAAGGAAATCCATTTGCGGACTATCGCTTAGAAATTACTTGGGGATAA
- a CDS encoding YoaK family protein has product MRLLPMRKISRHSKRLALFLTFCAGYVDAYTFIIRGNTLVAGQTGNVVFLSVGLIQDNVSDASAKVMTLISFMVGVFLLTVYKEKLRIVRKPILSLIPLAILSLIIGFVPLTVDNIYIVPPLAFCMGLVTTAFGEVSGIAYNNAFMTGNIKRTMLAFGDYVRTKHTPFLREGLIFVSLLSSFVLGVVFSAYLSIFYEEKTILGVPLMMSIFYLSMLFAAWRKKVGEKA; this is encoded by the coding sequence ATGAGATTATTACCTATGAGAAAAATTTCTCGTCATTCAAAAAGATTGGCGCTTTTTTTGACTTTTTGTGCGGGTTATGTAGATGCCTATACCTTTATCATACGTGGAAATACTCTAGTTGCAGGCCAAACGGGAAATGTCGTTTTCCTTTCCGTTGGTCTCATTCAAGACAATGTTTCAGATGCCAGCGCCAAGGTAATGACCTTGATTTCCTTCATGGTGGGTGTCTTCCTTTTGACAGTCTATAAAGAAAAGTTGAGGATTGTAAGAAAACCAATTCTATCCCTTATTCCACTAGCAATTTTATCTTTGATAATAGGATTTGTTCCCTTGACGGTTGATAATATATACATAGTACCACCGTTAGCATTTTGTATGGGACTTGTAACAACAGCATTCGGAGAAGTTTCAGGAATTGCCTATAACAATGCTTTTATGACGGGAAATATTAAACGAACTATGTTGGCTTTCGGGGACTATGTTCGAACCAAACATACCCCTTTTTTGCGAGAAGGTCTAATCTTTGTTAGTTTGCTATCGAGTTTTGTTCTTGGAGTTGTTTTCTCAGCTTATTTGAGTATTTTTTATGAAGAAAAAACAATTTTAGGGGTTCCACTCATGATGAGCATTTTTTATCTAAGTATGCTTTTTGCTGCTTGGAGGAAAAAAGTCGGAGAAAAAGCTTAA
- a CDS encoding DEAD/DEAH box helicase gives MKTKLPTEWLELLDQLGFQEFTPIQTQLFDPILDGQTLLGVSPTGTGKTLAYLLPSLLRLQKKKAQQLLILAPNTELAGQIFEVTKTWGEAIGLTAQLFLSGSSQKRQIERLKKGPEILIGTPGRIFELIKLKKIKMMNVETIILDEFDQLLDDSQIHFVEKITHYAPRDHQLIYMSATTKFDQDKIAPNTRTIDLSDQKLDNIQHFYMQVDQRHRVDMLRKLAHVEDFRGLVFFNSLSDLGSAEEKLQYRDVLAVSLASDVNVKFRKVILEKFKDNQLTLLLATDLLARGIDIDSLECVLNFDVPRDIETYTHRAGRTGRMGKEGYVITLVTHPEDLKKLKKFASVREIVLKNQELYIK, from the coding sequence ATGAAAACCAAACTACCAACTGAATGGCTAGAACTCCTTGACCAACTTGGTTTCCAAGAATTCACACCCATCCAAACTCAGCTTTTTGATCCGATTTTAGACGGTCAAACCCTCCTTGGAGTCAGTCCAACTGGTACAGGTAAGACTTTAGCTTATCTCCTACCAAGTCTTCTCCGTCTCCAAAAGAAAAAAGCGCAGCAACTATTGATTTTAGCACCAAATACTGAACTGGCTGGTCAGATTTTTGAGGTAACTAAAACTTGGGGTGAAGCTATCGGCTTGACTGCTCAGCTCTTCCTTTCTGGTTCGAGTCAGAAACGTCAAATCGAACGACTGAAAAAAGGACCAGAAATTCTGATTGGAACTCCTGGGCGTATCTTTGAACTGATCAAATTGAAGAAAATCAAGATGATGAATGTGGAGACTATCATACTTGATGAATTTGACCAGTTGCTAGATGATTCTCAAATCCACTTTGTAGAAAAGATTACTCACTACGCTCCTCGAGATCATCAACTAATTTATATGAGTGCGACTACCAAATTTGACCAAGATAAGATTGCGCCCAACACGCGCACCATCGACCTCTCTGATCAAAAGTTGGACAACATTCAACACTTCTACATGCAAGTAGACCAACGACACAGAGTTGATATGCTTAGAAAACTGGCACATGTCGAGGATTTCCGTGGCCTAGTCTTCTTTAATAGTTTGTCAGACCTCGGAAGCGCTGAGGAAAAATTGCAGTATCGTGATGTTTTAGCTGTTTCACTAGCTAGCGATGTCAACGTCAAATTTAGAAAAGTTATCTTAGAAAAATTCAAAGATAATCAGCTAACACTACTTCTTGCGACAGACCTTCTAGCTCGTGGTATCGACATTGATAGCCTGGAATGTGTGCTCAACTTTGACGTCCCTAGAGATATTGAAACCTATACTCACCGTGCTGGACGTACAGGTCGTATGGGTAAAGAGGGATATGTTATTACCCTTGTTACACATCCAGAAGATCTTAAAAAACTTAAGAAATTTGCAAGTGTACGTGAAATCGTCCTAAAAAATCAGGAACTATATATCAAATAG
- the yidA gene encoding sugar-phosphatase codes for MSIKLIAVDIDGTLVNSQKEITPEVFSAIQDAKKADVKVVIATGRPIAGVAKLLDDLQLRDQGDYVVTFNGALVQETATGHEIISESLTYEDYLDMEFLSRKLGVHMHAITKDGIYTANRNIGKYTVHESTLVSMPIFYRTPEEMADKEIVKCMFIDEPEILDAAIEKIPAEFYERYSINKSAPFYLELLKKNVDKGSAITHLAEKLGLSKDETMAIGDEENDRAMLEVVGNPVVMENGNPELKKIAKYITKTNDESGVAHAIRTWVL; via the coding sequence ATGAGTATTAAACTAATCGCCGTCGATATTGACGGAACCCTAGTCAATAGCCAAAAGGAAATCACTCCTGAAGTCTTTTCTGCCATCCAAGATGCCAAAAAAGCTGATGTCAAAGTCGTGATTGCAACTGGCCGCCCTATCGCAGGTGTTGCCAAACTTCTGGATGACTTGCAGTTGAGAGACCAAGGTGACTACGTTGTTACATTCAACGGTGCCCTTGTTCAAGAAACAGCTACAGGACATGAAATTATCAGCGAATCCTTGACTTATGAGGATTATCTGGATATGGAATTCCTTAGCCGCAAACTTGGCGTCCATATGCACGCTATTACCAAGGACGGCATCTATACTGCCAATCGTAATATCGGAAAATATACCGTTCACGAATCAACCCTCGTCAGCATGCCTATTTTCTACCGTACACCTGAAGAAATGGCTGACAAGGAAATCGTCAAGTGTATGTTTATCGATGAGCCTGAAATTCTGGATGCCGCTATTGAAAAGATTCCTGCAGAATTTTATGAGCGCTACTCCATCAACAAATCTGCTCCTTTCTACCTTGAGCTCCTTAAAAAGAATGTAGACAAGGGCTCAGCTATCACTCACCTAGCTGAAAAACTTGGACTAAGCAAGGATGAAACCATGGCTATCGGAGACGAAGAAAATGACCGTGCTATGCTTGAAGTAGTAGGTAACCCAGTTGTTATGGAAAATGGAAATCCAGAACTCAAAAAAATCGCCAAATACATCACCAAAACAAATGATGAATCTGGCGTAGCCCATGCCATTCGAACTTGGGTGTTGTAA
- a CDS encoding Gfo/Idh/MocA family oxidoreductase, whose translation MLKLGIIGTGAISHHFIEAAHTSQEFQLVAVYSRKLTTAQQFASSYTDVSLFDNLEDFFQSEFDVVYIASPNSLHFTQAKAALSAGKHVILEKPAVTQPQEWQDLVEITQENHRFIFEAARNYHEEAFTVIKNFLADKQVLGADFNYAKYSSKMSDLLSGNTPNVFSDRFAGGALMDLGIYPIYAAVRLFGKALDATYQAQQLYNTIDLNGDGILSYPEYQVHIKAGKNITSNLPCEIYTTDGTLMLNTIEHVRSAIFTDHQGNETHLPIQQAPHTMTEEVAAFANMIKQPNQKLYQDWLDDATDVHKLLYTMRQTAGIRFEAEK comes from the coding sequence ATGCTTAAACTCGGTATTATCGGTACTGGTGCAATCAGTCACCACTTTATAGAAGCTGCTCATACTAGTCAGGAATTCCAGTTAGTGGCTGTTTATTCAAGAAAGCTCACGACTGCTCAGCAATTTGCTAGTTCCTATACAGATGTTAGTCTATTTGATAATTTAGAGGATTTCTTCCAATCTGAATTTGATGTTGTCTATATCGCAAGTCCAAATTCTCTGCACTTTACTCAAGCCAAGGCCGCTTTATCTGCTGGCAAACATGTTATCCTTGAAAAACCAGCGGTGACTCAACCCCAAGAATGGCAGGATTTAGTTGAAATAACTCAGGAGAATCACCGTTTCATCTTTGAAGCAGCAAGAAACTATCATGAGGAAGCCTTCACCGTTATTAAAAACTTTTTAGCAGATAAGCAAGTTTTAGGTGCAGATTTTAACTATGCCAAGTATTCTTCTAAGATGTCTGACCTTCTTTCTGGAAACACTCCGAATGTATTTTCAGACCGTTTTGCTGGTGGGGCTCTCATGGACTTGGGAATTTATCCGATCTATGCTGCGGTTCGCTTGTTTGGAAAGGCACTTGATGCGACCTATCAAGCTCAGCAACTTTACAACACCATTGATTTAAATGGAGATGGTATCTTATCTTATCCTGAATATCAAGTTCACATCAAGGCTGGTAAAAACATTACTTCTAATCTGCCTTGTGAAATATATACAACAGATGGAACCTTGATGCTCAACACTATTGAACATGTTCGCTCAGCTATTTTTACAGATCATCAAGGTAATGAAACACATCTACCAATTCAGCAGGCACCTCATACCATGACTGAGGAGGTCGCTGCTTTTGCTAACATGATCAAACAGCCAAACCAAAAACTCTACCAAGATTGGCTGGATGATGCAACCGACGTCCATAAGCTACTTTACACCATGCGCCAGACTGCTGGCATTAGATTTGAGGCAGAAAAATGA
- a CDS encoding HD domain-containing protein, whose amino-acid sequence MNEKVFRDPVHNYIHVDNQIIYDLINTKEFQRLRRIKQLGTSSYTFHGGEHSRFSHCLGVYEIARRITEIFEEKYPKEWDSSESLLTMTAALLHDLGHGAYSHTFENLFDTDHEAITQEIIQRPETEIHQVLLQVAPDFPEKVASVIDHTYPNKQVVQLISSQIDADRMDYLLRDSYFTGASYGEFDLTRILRVIRPIENGIAFQRNGMHAIEDYVLSRYQMYMQVYFHPATRAMEVLLQNLLKRAKELYPDNKDFFTLTSPHLLPFFEKNVSLTDYLSLDDGVMNTYFQLWMTSPDKILADLSQRFVNRKVFKSITFSQEDQEQLASMRKLVEDIGFDPDYYTAIHKNFDLPYDIYRPESENPRTQIEILQKNGELAELSSLSPIVQSLAGSRHGDNRFYFPKEMLDQNSIFASITQQFLHLIENDHFTPNKN is encoded by the coding sequence ATGAATGAAAAAGTATTTCGTGACCCTGTTCACAATTATATCCATGTTGATAATCAGATTATCTATGACTTAATCAATACCAAAGAATTTCAACGGCTTCGTCGTATCAAGCAGCTAGGAACATCCAGTTACACCTTTCATGGTGGAGAACATAGTCGTTTCTCTCACTGTCTGGGTGTTTACGAGATTGCACGCCGTATCACCGAGATTTTTGAGGAAAAGTATCCTAAAGAATGGGATTCCTCGGAGTCCCTCCTAACCATGACTGCAGCCCTCCTTCATGACTTAGGACATGGTGCCTACTCGCATACCTTTGAAAATCTCTTTGATACCGATCATGAGGCGATTACGCAGGAAATTATACAACGTCCTGAAACAGAGATTCACCAGGTTCTTTTACAGGTAGCTCCAGATTTCCCTGAAAAGGTAGCTAGCGTTATAGACCACACTTATCCAAATAAGCAGGTGGTTCAATTGATTTCGAGTCAAATCGATGCAGACCGCATGGACTATCTCTTACGTGACTCCTATTTTACAGGGGCTTCTTATGGGGAATTTGACCTAACACGTATCTTACGAGTTATTCGCCCTATCGAGAACGGAATTGCCTTTCAACGAAACGGGATGCATGCCATCGAAGACTATGTTCTTAGTCGCTATCAAATGTATATGCAGGTTTATTTCCATCCTGCCACACGTGCTATGGAAGTCCTTCTGCAGAATCTTTTGAAACGTGCTAAAGAACTTTATCCAGACAATAAGGACTTCTTTACTCTTACATCCCCGCATCTACTGCCATTTTTCGAAAAGAATGTTAGCTTGACTGACTATTTGTCTTTGGATGACGGAGTTATGAATACCTATTTCCAGCTCTGGATGACTAGTCCTGACAAGATTCTCGCAGACTTATCGCAACGCTTTGTCAATCGCAAGGTCTTTAAATCCATCACCTTTTCTCAAGAGGATCAAGAACAGCTTGCATCTATGAGAAAACTGGTAGAAGATATCGGCTTTGATCCTGACTATTACACAGCTATTCATAAGAACTTTGACCTTCCTTATGATATCTATCGGCCCGAATCAGAAAACCCACGGACACAGATTGAGATTTTACAGAAAAATGGTGAACTAGCAGAACTTTCTAGCCTTTCGCCTATCGTTCAATCCCTTGCTGGCAGTCGCCACGGAGATAATCGTTTTTATTTCCCGAAAGAAATGTTGGACCAAAATAGCATTTTTGCAAGCATTACCCAGCAATTTTTACACTTGATTGAGAATGATCATTTTACTCCAAATAAAAACTAG
- a CDS encoding ribosomal-processing cysteine protease Prp, with protein MIQAVFERAEDGELRSAEITGHAKIGENGFDVVCASVSTLATNFVNSIEKFAGYEPILQLNEDEDGYLMVEIPKDIPSHQREMTQLFFESFFLGMANLSEDSSEFVQTRVITEN; from the coding sequence ATGATACAAGCAGTCTTTGAGAGAGCCGAAGATGGCGAGCTGAGGAGTGCGGAGATTACTGGACACGCCAAAATTGGCGAAAACGGCTTTGACGTCGTGTGTGCATCGGTTTCTACGCTTGCCACTAACTTTGTCAATTCTATTGAGAAATTTGCAGGCTATGAACCAATCTTACAATTAAACGAAGATGAAGATGGTTATCTAATGGTGGAAATTCCTAAAGATATCCCTTCACATCAGAGAGAAATGACTCAGTTGTTTTTTGAATCATTTTTCTTAGGAATGGCAAACTTATCGGAGGACTCTTCTGAGTTCGTCCAAACCAGAGTTATCACAGAAAACTAA
- the rplU gene encoding 50S ribosomal protein L21, producing MSTYAIIKTGGKQVKVEVGQAVYVEKLNVEAGQEVTFNEVVLVGGENTVVGTPLVAGATVVGTVEKQGKQKKVVTYKYKPKKGSHRKQGHRQPYTKVVINAINA from the coding sequence ATGAGCACATACGCAATTATCAAAACTGGCGGAAAACAAGTTAAAGTTGAAGTTGGTCAAGCAGTTTACGTTGAAAAATTGAACGTTGAAGCTGGTCAAGAAGTTACTTTTAACGAAGTTGTTCTTGTTGGTGGTGAAAACACTGTTGTCGGAACTCCACTTGTTGCTGGAGCTACTGTAGTTGGAACTGTTGAAAAACAAGGAAAACAAAAGAAAGTTGTTACTTACAAGTACAAACCTAAAAAAGGTAGCCACCGTAAACAAGGTCACCGTCAACCATATACTAAAGTTGTCATCAACGCAATCAACGCTTAA